The Salvia miltiorrhiza cultivar Shanhuang (shh) chromosome 2, IMPLAD_Smil_shh, whole genome shotgun sequence DNA window gacttagcaaagtcacgttatttaattaagcgagatggaatatgattttattgttactcaggtcgtgaattatttccgacgcaagaagttaattaaatctgcggatttaatttatatattagaacaacgaacgaattaaatctacggatttaattttgattcattatataacatatcgattttagcgagatatcacatgtcgaaatcgagatttatgtaaatacagtatcaagcagaatcgaagccagtattttatttcagttactGAATCATAGAGAATTGtttattacaatatatatataaaatactacAATCTGCTTCGATAAAACAGTATTACACGCACACAACATATTTTTACAACTACCAGTAACAATATACAATATTCCAATCACATTGATACATTGATGTCCACAACTCATAATAACATACAAAGTCATCAGTATCATTACACAAACTTTCTTTTTCGCTCCACCATGCTTTTCTCCCCATTCATACAACACCACCACTACACTCCTACCTCCCCCATCATTACACTCAAGTCTTCACCAATGAATTATTAGTACCAACCCCAGCCAACAAACTCCCTACTTCATTCACTGTCCGTCAAGTTTCAAGGGGAGTAAAGTACTCTTCTTCTTGCCAAACTTCAAGGAGGTAAGCCTTCTTTGAATTCTCTTTAATGCACTCAGGATTCCACCTACATTTATGAACAGCAACTTGGTTATTTCAGTTCATTTTGCTGCATATAATCCAACAACGAAACAGCCATTCAACAAGACATTCAAGGTATTTACACTATTCCATTCCTTCAATGCACCCACATCCATACCAGCATCATATCAGTTTCAAATGATAGATGACCATAAGCTTGAaaaacttagcaaagttacatACTCTATATGAAATAGCATCAGTTACTTTCCTGTTGTATTCATATCTATAGAGCTCATAGCAAACCACATATGCGAACACATAATTTATGGCCTTCAACAGAAATAGTATGATTCATACATTGAGATATTACCACTGTACATAGAACCAAAGCCATGAGAACTCCCATCATGTAGCGACATGAATCGAAATACAATAACAGAGGATAGAACAAAAACTTAGCTTTAGAAGAGGAAaagggccgactgcccaagGCAACTGCCGAGCCCCAACTGCCGATGATGACGACGACGACGGTCGGGACAGGGCGAACTCGCCCAACCTCATCAGGGCCCCGAACAGCAGCTGCCCGGCGACGAGCTGAGACTTGTGCGCAGCAGCAACGGTCCAAGGACAGCAGCGGCGcggtgaaaggcagacgactcccgacTTCACGACGaccctcgccgattctggaccaGCAGCAACGTGGCTGAACCGAGAAGAGACGACGCCGGGGAAGGAAGACCGATCGGATTTGGGGGAGAAAACCCGGTTTGAAACTTCAGGGGAAAATTAAGGCTTTGCTTCCCCTTCATGGTTGAGACGAGGGGAGAGATGAATGCGGCTAACGCCGGCTGAATCGCCGGATTCCGGGCGAAGGAGCAGCAGCGGTGTTCTAGATTCTAGGGCTCGATTTTGGGTTCCACGGGTGAACTGAAGAACAGAGAGAGAACGGCGCCGGGGTAAGACTCGTCGCCGGTCGAAGCCAACCGAAGCAGATGGCCGCGGATCGgccgaggaggaggaagccggcCGGATTTGAGAGGTGGCCGAGCGTAGGCTTTGAAGAAGAAGGAGCATCGGCtccttgaagagagagaggaccgAGAGTGTTATGGAGAACGCCGGGCTTAGGCGGAGGCAGTCGACGCCGGCCGGAGTCGCGGCGGCGGACGCCTCGTGTGAAGgcgagtcgagagtgagagggagaagaggcgTGCGGCTGGCttgatggagagagagagagtgtcggTCCTTGgcttgagaagagagagagagtccgaTACttgtgagagaaagagagagagctgGGCTTTCTTGtttattattgtaattgggccttgttttttttcagttgggccgaaaatttttttttgttttgggcctcttcatttattttctttgggctttgatttaattgttgttttgatttgtatgggctttatttaattgagttggactctatttattttaataatttgggcctcctatttatttattgggctttgttatttaatttcagtgggcttgagttgggctgagttatttattaattttgggctgattttaaattaggaattgggcttcagaatttatttatatggaccgattttaattactgattgagcctcttaatttatttatatgggcctttaattattcacatatttgggctactgtatcatttcagttgggccttatttattttacttagatgggcctttattaaattatttcattgggtcgaatttatttaaattgaagcccatctattttattgggctgttatattatcttcgttgggcctcgtttgatttatttaattgagcccagctaatcaaattatttattgggccaagatttatttaattaattgagccgataagttatttcaattaggcctctcatgttaattattcaagcccacttctatttaattaattattaggatGCCTTATGTtaagccttttaattatttaatcttataacattatttattcctatttattaagcccgattaatttaTGAGGTTATTCAGCGAATAAGCCGAATTAGTTATATCTTAGTAACGACCACGAAGgatggatttatttaattggcgaattagaacaccctaagagaacggattaatttttattaattatccggcttcatgagacgagacttagcttttgtttaaatccaatagcttggattaacaatagaaattccctgattattatttcagaataataattcatgcataaggatcatgcatagttaaatacacattctcatttgatgattttattcgagcaatatcttatttatattctcgtaataaaggtcaagcacgagattaataatcagtcaaggagctactgtaccacaaaaagtttctaacaggtgggcattactttcatatatatcaaatgagtttaaatgttacgttcaagcaagttatttcatgactaaattaattgaagttatttcaaatattgtcttgccataaaatatttaaatttcagtatgatatctatctgatgtgacttttattatgcaatcgaattcgggtcctgagcagttgatagctatcctgccaggactagtgtacaccagtgaccgtgagtcatctagcgggttggccggtcaagtgaccgtgagaggtggccacctctccggcacaaagttccagatatgatagattacaagagaacttagactgcagtcgaactttaagaatcacaaatgaatttagtaagcttgggccttttagcgaaaaactcccttgctgtactgtttaattatggcatgacaatttacagttttgaagcatgtattttatacttaggcatacgtgcccactgagtacttttgtactcaagccctgcatatatttctaaatgtgcaggttgagtagctgccgatggtgatgaagtgacgagcgggattcttttatcttattatgtattaatgaactctagggttacatgtcttcatacatgtaatcagaaccttattccgctgcgtactcaaaagttttatgtttatttggctaagtcagagatatctgaacttattagttatttgagtctatacgactaaacttctgttatattataaatattccttttgttaaattatgaaatgcgatccttccttgtttgattattccctttctaccccgcttctaatctccctccattagtcacggtttcccggcttaattatccttaattaggtccggtcgtgacagattATGACATTTTGTTCTTTACCTCACTTCATGCTAATACATCTGCAAAGAGATGAGGAAAAGGCTTATTACTATTGCCTATGAAAACTGCAAGGGAGATTTGTGTTAATTAGAAcattttatttcttctttttttttttttaataaattgagGAGATCTCACTGTATCTGTTACATGTGTCTGAACTCATTGAATTTGAAGAACATGAATGAATGCTCAACCTGTCACTCCTAACAAAATGGAGCTCAGTTTCTGATATACATCGACTATTTACAAGGAAATAGCAAACAAACAGGGACTAGTCTGCAGCTTCTTTTATTGGCAGGCGTCAATGCTACTGGGATATATGCAGCAGGATCCAACCATTTTACTACTCTTGTCAGCAGCAGCCGAATTCGTGTTGAGAAAATCCCACTTCAAACAGATGTCTTATATACAGTTTATCTCCGGACTTCCTCCAGCGTAGCTGACATGAAGGCTGATGCCTCTTCGAGCGTTCTCTTCTTCTCCACTTTGTTGAAGGCCTCAATACTGTCTCCTTCCTCCCAATCATCGTAATCCTCTGCTCCAATTCCACATTCTAGTCCAGAATTTACCTGTAATGGTAAAGGAGCTATGAAGAGAGGAACGAGCAACACTTGAAACAGGAAAACGTGAAAATCCACATGGTAGAACTGAGTAGGCCAGTAGCAATGTCAAAACATACATTTTATATGTCGTCTTCCTATCAACTGTTTATCAAATAGAATTTCATCAGATTTTCTAGGTTTAACAGAATGCTTAATCGATTATTGAATACTTATATTTTAAGAGGACAGAATGAGTTGAGTTTAAGAGGAAAGAAAAAGTAACAGAGGCCAACTGTCAGAAATTACCTCTTTAACCATCTCCTTGACCCGTCTTAAGGAATCAAGTACGCCAACATGAACTTCTTTGCCTTTTCTAAGCACGCGAATTCCACAGCCTTTAACTAGCTTCCCGTCTGTCACCATGCATCCTGCAACACGCCCACTGCCACTGCTGAATACGGCCCTCACTTCTGCCATTCCTATTGGCACCTCTTCCTGGGAAAACAAATAACTTCCCACATGATGCTGGTCTTCTTTAACGACAAAAATTGCGAGTTTTTGACAAGAACCATGTGAACTAAGAACTGACATATAGtcattataaatttattctcACATAATCTGAGCCACAAAAATCTACAAACATGCTTTACCTCAACTGGATCTAGGAGTCCCTCCATTGCATTCCGCACATCATCAATAAGTTCGTAGATAACTTTGTAAAGCCGAATTTCAACACCTTTGTTGTCTGCATGGCTCTTGACTGAACCAGGTACTTTAACATTAAAGCCGAAAATAATTGCTTTACTTGCCACTGCAAGGTCGACATCACTGGAGCTCACGTCCCCAGTTGCTTGCAGTAGAAACTTCAGACTGATGTTAGCTCGTGGAAGCACCTGCAGAGCTTGTCTGACAGCCTCAATTGACCCCTATagaaaatacaaataatttGAGTTACTTTcataggatctcaaaaggtcgaGTTAGGTTGCCGATGATACCGATAGGCATACCTGAACATCAACTTTCAGTATAATATTAAGCTGATGAAGATCTAATCCAACAGTCTTTCCAGATGAAACAGCAGAAGCTAATGAAGAAAGTGTAATCATTCCGTCTCCAGCTTTTTCCATAATACGTTCATTCCTCATATAATCTGCCCGTGACTCCGCCTGTTCTCGAGCTATATCAAGTGAACTGACAACCTCAAACTCATCACCAGCTAAAGGAACATTATTTAATCCGATAACCTGCCAAAATTCGTACTTAGTTATCAAGCAACAGAAAAGCAGATCGAGCTTTAAACAGAAAAGAGACTAACATTTACGTTTAAGAGAATGAGATAATACGCCAATACTCAAAATCGTGCAATTAACAAGTTTGCTGCATCTGAGTGTGCTGTCTTATCATCCACTGATAAATAAGAATGACGAAGAAAGTATATTGAATTTACTATTATGTATATACCTGTACTGGAATAGAAGGCCCTGCTTCATCAACCCGTTTGCCTTTATCATCAAATAAAGCTCTCACCTGACATCGCAAATGAGGAGGTCCTAATATCagtgaaaaattgaaaagtttgACCGAGAAGTTTGATGTAATGGACAAACCTTTCCAAAAGCTTCACCACAAACTACTACATCTCCTCTTTTGAGTGTTCCATTTTGCACAATGAATGTAGTTACAGGTCCCCTGGATTTATCGAGACCAGCTTCAATAACTGTTCCTTTAGCATTCCTATGTGGATTAGCCTTCAATTCTTGCAACTTCAGAGGAGAAACGTGAAAAGAATTGAATAAGAATCAACAAGGACACATAAAAACCATTATAGACAATCAAAGGAAAAGCTGAACTCCTCAGCTCTTAATAAAAGGAAAAGCTGAAGAACTATGTGTGTGTTCACACTAAGATGCCATTACAGAAGCATATGGAAGTTGCCCGAGATAAAGCAGTAGAATATGTCAAAATTGAAATCAGTAACTGAAAAGTTTCAGCCAGAAATTTCTCTGCTTGAAGATAATGTACTAGTTACCTCAGAAACAAGCATGACTGTTTCCAGCAACTCATCAACATTCTCCCCTTTGAGAGCACTTATCTGTCATAAATTGGTCGGCAATAACTTCAGCACCCAAGCAAAAGTTATTTGTGGATTTGCTATGCTGTGTGTGCatgttttttactttttattttctccttttcttttctttttgggggcTGGGGGGTGATAATAGAATTTCCAAGGTCTCGAATTTGTCACCTTAACCATTGGGATGTCACCACCCCACTCTTCGGGCATCAATCCAATCGATGAAAGATCTTGCATGACTCGATCTGGATTAGCTCCATCCTTATCTATCTACAATGAAGGGAACATGGAAAGCAATCAAAATTCCCTGAAAAACTaacagaaaagaaaactaagaAATTTATCGATCACACCAGCCTCAACATACCTTGTTTATAGCTACAATAATCGGCACTCCTGCTGCTTTGGCATgtgcaatagcctcggttgtttGAGGTTGAATCCCATCATCAGCTGCAACTACAATAATAGCGATATCTGTCACTCTTGCTCCACGTGCTCTCATTGCTCCAAATGCCTAGAGGGATATTTTGATATAAGAACGAAACTTTGGAAATATTATGCAAATAACTTCCCAGCTTATGATACTACTTTTAAGACAAAAAGGAAGATCAGATGAATGTAACAGCATAAGCTAGAAATGGAATTACTTCATGCCCAGGAGTATCTAGAAAAACACATGTTTGTGGCTTTCCATCGATAGGTACTTGAACTCTGTAAGCCCCTATTCCTTGAGTGATCCCACCAGCTTCAGATGCTGCCACCTAATATAATATGCAAGTCGGAATTCAGTTTCCAGGCAACTACTTTTTCAACTGAAGCGGGTTATATGCAATGTATACCTTGCTCTTCCGTATGTAATCCAAAAGTGATGTCTGCATGTGGAGACAATCCAGTTAGCTGAAGCTTGTAAAGATAAAGTAGTCTATTCAAAACATGGATGAAATTGAGTAAGGATGTTGCTGACCTTTCCATGATCAACATGGCCCATTATGGTTAGCACAGGAGGCCTAAATTCTAATTTATCCAAGTCATCGTCATCAagaatttccttttttttcgcCATTTCCTCCACCCTGATAGGATCAGCATCAATGATTTCCACATCATACTCTTCGCAGACCATCTTGACCATGTCTTTACTCAGCTTTAGGACGCCATCGGGCTTTATTCCCTTCGAGTACAGATACCCGAGAATCTCACCCTCACTGGTGGCCAAGTTGTAGGCCAACTCCTCAGTGGACATACCATCTTCCCCAACTTCCATGATTTCCACTCTTACAGGTGCTGCATCTTTGGCCGCCTGAAGTCTGGCAGCCTTTCGGCTTGCTTTGGACCATTTCCTTCCTTTTCTTGCAGTTGCAGCACCACGGATAGAAACATCTAGTTCGGATGTATCCTCATCTGGAATACCATCCTCACCTAGACGCCTACGAGGTGCCCCAGATGGGCCACCCCTCTTTCTAAATCCATCTTTGAATTTTGCAGGCCCAAAGGTCTTCGCTGGTTTTGTAGGTGCTAAAACAGCCTGAGCAATCAGAGGATCAACCACCGGTTTCTTAGATGCAAACTTATCAATTAGAATCGGTTTGCGTTCTTTAGACTTTGGAGGTGCACCAGTTCCATCAGAAACAAGAGGCTTCGAAGCTGCACCAACATCCTTCAATATGACAGGTTTCTTTACAGCAGGGGCTGGAGGAGCTACTGAGGGCCTCTCTTGTAATTTTGGTTGTGTTTTCTGAGGGGGCTGGGGGGGTGTAGGAGGAGCAACAGGCTGAGAGCTAGACAGGGACACCCCTCCTTCATCTATCCTAGGTTCCTGTCTTACCGTTTCCTTCCCAATTTTTTGCACAGCAGACACGGGATTACCCTTGCGCCAGACACTCTTATTGGTCTTATTAGATTTGCGATTTGTGCTCTCCGTGGAACTAAATGGCTTACCATTCTTTTGGTTCACTACGTCACTTGTCAAGGGTTTGCTAACAGGGGCATCCGGCTTCTTGCTAGTCTCTAACTTCTCTGCCTTCTCGAGCACCTCTCCTAACGATTCAATCACCTTACTCCTTTCTTCCTCTGCATCACTCATCCTCTCAGCGTCCGACCTCACACTAACTTTTGATTCATCCGGAGTCATGTTAAGAAGGGGATTCGGCTTAGACCCCGATTTCAAAACAGGTTTTGGAGCTGCCTTGAGAAATGTATTAGTGTCACTCTCTTTGCTACCACCATATGTCGAATCAAGAGACACCGAAGTCCCTTGTTCCGCAATGTAATCTGTCGTTACAGAATATCTACAAACACCAACATACCTCCACCTCCTTCCACTAAAACTACTCCCATTTCTATGAATAGAAATGCTCCTAACTAAACAAACAGACCCGTCAAAATTACCAAAGGAAATCATATTCAAGCTTCCCAAATTCGCAAGGGAAGCTAATGAAGCCATGCTTAATACTTATATGCCCTGCACCATTCCAAAAGCATCCACCTTTTATCTctatattcaactcaaatattgCCACTCTCCTagagaaataaaaaaacaataaaaattaaatctttACAATCCAGCAACATAATTATTCTCAGCTGCAGAAATCCAGCAATCAACATAAGATAAGAAAAAACCCCGTTCAGAAAACACTAAATTGCACACATATGGGCAAAGATGAGCAGTAATACCTGCAGAATGTCGGGATTCCGTTCCTGAAGTGTGAGCGTTTTCTCTCTCAAGAACTGAAAGTGATGAGCGAGGGAGAAAGATAGAGAAAGGAAGAAGCGGCAATTGAAACAGGAGAAGTGAGTGGCTGAGGGAGTTAGAAACATAAGATGTGTTGTGGTGTGGGTTGGGTTAGGCTTGTGTGGCTATTCCTATGCCTGTCATTTGCATGATAAGGCTTCGATTCATAGATTTCTGTTCTcagttttcctttctttttctttttctttttcttttctttttt harbors:
- the LOC131012116 gene encoding translation initiation factor IF-2, chloroplastic-like; translated protein: MASLASLANLGSLNMISFGNFDGSVCLVRSISIHRNGSSFSGRRWRYVGVCRYSVTTDYIAEQGTSVSLDSTYGGSKESDTNTFLKAAPKPVLKSGSKPNPLLNMTPDESKVSVRSDAERMSDAEEERSKVIESLGEVLEKAEKLETSKKPDAPVSKPLTSDVVNQKNGKPFSSTESTNRKSNKTNKSVWRKGNPVSAVQKIGKETVRQEPRIDEGGVSLSSSQPVAPPTPPQPPQKTQPKLQERPSVAPPAPAVKKPVILKDVGAASKPLVSDGTGAPPKSKERKPILIDKFASKKPVVDPLIAQAVLAPTKPAKTFGPAKFKDGFRKRGGPSGAPRRRLGEDGIPDEDTSELDVSIRGAATARKGRKWSKASRKAARLQAAKDAAPVRVEIMEVGEDGMSTEELAYNLATSEGEILGYLYSKGIKPDGVLKLSKDMVKMVCEEYDVEIIDADPIRVEEMAKKKEILDDDDLDKLEFRPPVLTIMGHVDHGKTSLLDYIRKSKVAASEAGGITQGIGAYRVQVPIDGKPQTCVFLDTPGHEAFGAMRARGARVTDIAIIVVAADDGIQPQTTEAIAHAKAAGVPIIVAINKIDKDGANPDRVMQDLSSIGLMPEEWGGDIPMVKISALKGENVDELLETVMLVSELQELKANPHRNAKGTVIEAGLDKSRGPVTTFIVQNGTLKRGDVVVCGEAFGKVRALFDDKGKRVDEAGPSIPVQVIGLNNVPLAGDEFEVVSSLDIAREQAESRADYMRNERIMEKAGDGMITLSSLASAVSSGKTVGLDLHQLNIILKVDVQGSIEAVRQALQVLPRANISLKFLLQATGDVSSSDVDLAVASKAIIFGFNVKVPGSVKSHADNKGVEIRLYKVIYELIDDVRNAMEGLLDPVEEEVPIGMAEVRAVFSSGSGRVAGCMVTDGKLVKGCGIRVLRKGKEVHVGVLDSLRRVKEMVKEVNSGLECGIGAEDYDDWEEGDSIEAFNKVEKKRTLEEASAFMSATLEEVRR